A genomic stretch from Leishmania infantum JPCM5 genome chromosome 23 includes:
- a CDS encoding beta-fructosidase-like protein: MQAASAMATDTATSSGIADLKQESSHEERLEVANHTAVKAWSVLNKMWYPDYHMASFAGWMGVPGGLCYHNGLYHVFYQYNPFSENWGPMHWGHVTSEDLVHWQHQPIALAPGELFDHDGCFSGSSVSYNNKLYIFYTGHTWRTESEKGSGNGAMGEGASFYQQQCVAVSSDGVNFEKLGAVVRPPPGYVHFRDPKVWQQDGRWWMVCGARDVTKDLGQLLLFATEDLLKWDDTNWQVLGMTEDKNVFMWECPDLFRLDQMDVFLYSPQGMRKAGYANRNRFQSGYLLGSWNTSLVTVALSEREAVSPKDTASGGHAVGGPRWLTSFDVTQRFREIDRGHDFYAPQTLPTKDGRRLIIGWMDMWESPMPTRGHGWSGCLTLPRELILDPFTGSVRMVPPKELLQLRCAQATISAQRIQESTDVLLVEDCTAYELNIAFNMETSTAEKYGLWLGSGAELYVDAQSKRLVLNRHYPQHMLSGYRSCEMPTGLLLQLHVFIDRSSIEVFVNNGEATFSSRVFPDEGDRALRVFSVNGTADMVGGTMWKLKATVRH; encoded by the coding sequence ATGCAAGCTGCTTCAGCTATGGCGACGGACACCGCCActagcagcggcatcgcggaCTTGAAACAGGAGTCGTCGCACGAGGAGCGACTGGAGGTAGCCAATCACACGGCCGTGAAGGCTTGGAGTGTGCTGAACAAGATGTGGTACCCGGACTACCATATGGCTTCCTTTGCCGGGTGGATGGGAGTGCCAGGCGGCCTTTGCTACCACAACGGCTTGTATCATGTATTCTATCAGTATAACCCCTTCAGCGAGAACTGGGGTCCAATGCACTGGGGCCACGTGACGAGCGAGGATCTTGTGCACTGGCAGCACCAGCCCATCGCCCTCGCTCCAGGGGAGCTGTTTGACCATGATGGCTGCTTCTCCGGGTCATCGGTGAGCTACAACAACAAGCTATACATTTTCTATACCGGGCACACATGGCGCACCGAGAGTGAGaaaggcagcggcaacggcgccatGGGCGAAGGGGCATCGTTTtaccagcagcagtgcgtcgccgtcagcagcgacggcgtgaACTTCGAGAagctcggcgccgtcgtgcgccCGCCACCGGGGTACGTGCACTTCCGTGACCCGAAGGTGTGGCAGCAGGACGGGCGGTGGTGGATGGTGTGTGGTGCCCGTGACGTGACGAAGGACCTtggccagctgctgctcttcgccaCAGAAGACCTGCTTAAGTGGGACGACACGAACTGGCAGGTGCTGGGGATGACGGAGGACAAGAACGTGTTCATGTGGGAGTGCCCCGACCTCTTTCGGTTAGATCAGATGGACGTCTTCTTGTACTCGCCGCAAGGGATGCGGAAGGCTGGCTATGCCAACCGCAATCGGTTCCAGAGCGGCTACCTGCTCGGCTCGTGGAACACGTCATtggtgacggtggcgttATCAGAGCGGGAGGCAGTCTCGCCGAAGGACACCGCTAGCGGTGGCCACGCCGTTGGCGGACCCCGCTGGCTGACCTCGTTCGACGTGACGCAGCGCTTCCGCGAGATCGATCGCGGCCATGACTTCTACGCACCGCAGACTCTGCCCACCAAGGATGGGCGGCGTCTCATCATAGGCTGGATGGACATGTGGGAGAGCCCCATGCCGACGCGCGGACACggctggagcggctgcctGACGCTGCCACGGGAGCTGATTTTAGATCCATTCACGGGCAGTGTTCGCATGGTGCCGCccaaggagctgctgcagctgcgatgCGCGCAGGCCACCATTTCCGCTCAGCGAATTCAGGAGAGCACCGACGTGCTTCTTGTGGAGGACTGCACTGCCTACGAGCTCAATATTGCGTTCAACATGGAAACGAGCACGGCGGAGAAGTACGGGCTGTGGCTCGGCTCAGGGGCAGAGCTGTACGTGGACGCGCAGTCGAAACGGCTGGTGCTGAACCGCCACTACCCGCAACACATGCTGAGTGGGTATCGCTCCTGCGAGATGCCGACGGGTttgcttctgcagctgcacgtgTTCATTGACCGCTCGTCGATTGAGGTGTTCGTGAACAACGGCGAGGCCACCTTCTCTTCCCGCGTCTTCCCGGACGAGGGCGACCGGGCACTGCGCGTCTTCTCGGTCAACGGGACTGCGGACATGGTGGGCGGTACCATGTGGAAGCTGAAGGCGACGGTGAGGCACTGA
- a CDS encoding alcohol dehydrogenase, zinc-containing-like protein, producing MMRAVTLKGLGGIATMSISEVPKAAVKKGTDVLIKVMAAGVNRAGVSQRRDNYAPPDGANELLGLEVAGIVEQVGSDVAGRVKEGDRVMALLPGGGYADYAVAHMGCVMAMPQGYTFTEAAAIPEMFIRAWQILHRHGKVKRGQKVLIHAGASDIGSASAQITEKYFKATAITTSSEEKLDVCKAHASVTLSRTPDELGLAFAPKLKRLFGEESVNVIVDPVFGGTYLSENAQVLAPNGHLIVIAFMGGALVHMNALPLFRERAKITFSKLHCRSDQYKAGLVTSFEREIVPYMSERIICTIVDRTFPLEEVTNAYKFLAENHGHGKVVLTVCEPSKLSM from the coding sequence ATGATGCGTGCAGTAACGTTGAAGGGCCTCGGCGGCATTGCCACAATGTCCATCAGCGAGGTCCCCAAGGCGGCCGTGAAGAAGGGAACGGATGTGCTTATAAAGGTCATGGCAGCTGGCGTGAATCGGGCAGGTgtgtcgcagcggcgcgatAACTATGCGCCACCAGACGGTGCGAACGAACTTTTAGGACTGGAGGTGGCGGGTATCGTAGAGCAGGTAGGCTCGGACGTGGCAGGTAGAGTCAAGGAGGGCGATCGGGTGATGGCACTGCTGCCCGGCGGTGGCTACGCAGACTACGCCGTAGCGCACATGGGCTGTGTGATGGCGATGCCGCAAGGCTACACCTTCAcggaggccgccgccatcCCAGAGATGTTCATCAGGGCGTGGCAGATTCTTCATCGCCATGGAAAGGTGAAGCGGGGGCAAAAAGTGCTGATTCACGCCGGTGCCAGCGACATCGGCAGCGCGTCGGCACAGATCACGGAGAAGTACTTCAAAGCAACCGCTATCACGACCTCTTCCGAGGAGAAGCTGGATGTGTGCAAGGCGCACGCAAGCGTGACGCTGAGCCGCACGCCGGACGAGCTTGGCTTGGCCTTTGCGCCGAAGCTGAAGCGCCTCTTCGGCGAGGAGAGTGTGAACGTGATTGTCGATCCAGTGTTTGGTGGAACGTACCTCAGTGAGAATGCCCAAGTGCTCGCCCCCAATGGCCATCTCATTGTCATTGCCTTCATGGGCGGGGCGTTGGTGCACATGAATGCCCTGCCGCTCTTTCGGGAGAGGGCTAAGATCACCTTCTCCAAGCTGCACTGCCGCAGTGACCAGTACAAGGCCGGCCTCGTCACCTCCTTCGAGCGCGAGATCGTGCCCTACATGAGCGAACGCATCATCTGTACGATCGTGGACCGCACCTTcccgctggaggaggtgaccAACGCGTACAAGTTTCTCGCGGAGAACCACGGCCACGGCAAGGTGGTCTTGACCGTTTGTGAGCCATCAAAGCTGAGCATGTAG